DNA sequence from the Pseudomonadota bacterium genome:
GGCAGCATGCTGACGCCGATCGGCAACCCCCAGAACATCCTGATCGCCGCCGAACCTAACTTCAGGAACCCCTTTGTCGCGTTTGTCACGTGGCTGATCGTGCCGACCGTCGTCGCCATGGTCCTTGCCTTCGCCTGGTTCGCCGTGCGCCTGGCGCGCGAGCCGGAGATCGACACGTCCGACTGGCAAGCGCCGGAGCCGGTGACGACCCACCAGACCTGGCCGGCCTACTCGGCAGCGGCGCTTCTGGTGATTTTGATTGGCGCCGATGCGGTCATCCGTGAGGTCGTCCCCGACCTCGCCATCGAACTCGGCTGGCTCGGCCTTATCGCCTGCCTGCCGATCTATCTATTCAGCAACCACCGCTTCAAGCTTTTCGCCGAGGTCGATTGGGCGACATTGATCTTCTTTGTCGCGATGTTCGTGGTCACCGGATCGGTGCTCGCCTCCGGCGACGTCGAGGAGGCCTTAGGCCCGCTGATGGAACACCTGGACGATCCCAACGTCATCACCGCCGTCGGCTTCGGCGCCAGCCAGCTCTTCTCCAACGTGCCGACGGTCGAGATCTATCTGGGCCTGTTGAGCGAACCGGAGACACCGGAGCTGATCCTGTTGGCGGCCATGAGCACGCTCGCCGGCAATCTCTTCATTATCAGCGCGGCGAGCAATGTCATCGTCGTTCAGCAGACCGAGAAGTTCGGCCAGAAACCCTTCACCTTCTGGCAGTTCACCTTGATCAACCTGCCGGTCACCATCGTTTCGATGATCATCGCCTATGGCTGGATCGTCTGGCTCATGGACTAGCGCGTATTCCCGATGGCGGGCATCACCAGCCCACTCCGCGTAAGCGGATCATCAGCCAGGCACCGCGTCCTTCTGTTTGTGCGGTGCCGTCTCCGGCATGAAGAAGAGAAAGATGGTCAGGCCGACAATGGCGACGCAGGCGAGCGATAAGAACGCTGTGTCATAACCGAAGAAGTCTGCGATTTGCTCGGCGATCAGGTTGCTGAGCGAAGCGCCGATGCCGACCAGGGTCGTCAGCGCCCCCTGCACGACATTGAACCGTCCAGTACCGCGTGTCAGGTCCGCGACGATCAACAGGAACATGACACCGAACACACCATTAGCGACGCCGTCGAGCGCCTGTACGGCGACAAGGTAGACAGGGTCGTCGCCCAGGCTGAACAAGACGCCACGCACCGGCATGACAGCAAAAGCCACCAGAAACAGGGGCTTTCGGCCCCAGCTGTCGGCGGTGCGCCCGCAAAGCCACGCCATGATGCCCATGACGATCTGGGCCGCGATAATGCAGGCTGAGGTAAACGCGGTTCCGTGCTCGGCGTCGCTGCCTTCCGAGAGTTTTTGACTGACCAGAGGCAGCATGGCGGCGTTGGCGAAGTGGAACAGCACAATGCACAGCGCGAAGATGACGAGCGACCGGTCTTCAAGCAGTGTCTTGAAACCGGAGGGTTTCTTTTCGCCAGTTCCCTCATCTGCCAGGCCGCCACGCGCGACCTCATGGTCGATCTCCTTACCTGGAATGCAGGCGATCGAGATGATCATCCCAACCGCCATGACACCGACCAGATAGAACACGCCGGCCTCGGCGATGTAGAGCGCGATGACGGCAGCCAGCGTCGCCGAAACGACGTTGCCCGTGTGGTTGCCCATCGCGTTGGCGCTGGCCTGGCGCGTGAAGTTATCGGGCCCGACCAGACCCAGTGTCATTGCCGCGATACAGGGACCGATGAACGCCGCACCAATGCCCACCAGGATCTGCGAGGCATAGACAACAGCGTCGGTGCCGATGATCGGAATAGCGACCGTCGCGACACCGATGGTGCCGCCGCACAGGGCCAACAACGTGCGCTTCCAATGGACCTTATCAATCAGCGCGCCGGCCGGAGTCTGCACGATGACCGTCGCGATCGTGCCCAGTGCCAGTACAATGCCGATCGAACCGGCATGCCAGCCCAAAACCGAAAGCAGATAGATACCGAGATAGGGACCAAGCCCGCCGCTGGCATCAGCGGCGAAAAAGTTGGTGAACAAAAGCGATCTACGAAGAGCCATGGCGTGCGGTCTCAGAGTTTCCCTAACGTGACATCAAGGGAACGCAAACGCCGGCGCACGTCTCGACTTGAGATAGGGTGCCCCTAGGCGACGCCTGCCTGCCCATAGCTCGACGCCGACCTAAAGACCAGAATCGGCCTGAAAGTTCAATGAACTTCGCCAATTGGCGGACAGCGCGTGCGCGCAAGGATGGCTGGGGCGCCTGGATTCGAACCAGGGATCACGGGATCAAAACCCGTTGCCTTACCGCTTGGCTACGCCCCAGCAGAGACGGCGCTTTCAAACCAGAAAGCGCGCCCATGTTCAAGTCAGTCCGTTCAAGTCACGCGCGCACGATGCGGTCGCGGTGGTCGCTGACGTCGCGCGTTGCGTTACGGGTGTCGACGACGAGCGGGCTCGCTGAGACTAGCGCCTGATAGTCAACATCGCTGTGGTCGGTCACGATGAACGCGGCATCGTGGTTGCCGGCAACGACGTCCTGCCAGGTGACGCTCTCGCGGCCCGATAGCGCAGCGTGCTCGCGCCCCGTCGAGATCACGGGGATGAAGGGGTCGTAGAAACTG
Encoded proteins:
- a CDS encoding SLC13 family permease: MSISTVVAILIFAIIAIRQWLPSWLRIWHVMLAGAVVIVASGQVSPIGAVDYVDWNIIAYLFGVFSIGIALYHGGAPHQVSAWLAKHRHGRPAALAGFMVLTGLGAAIYTNDAAAVIGTAVALTLSQAFRVRPTIFLIALCAAVTIGSMLTPIGNPQNILIAAEPNFRNPFVAFVTWLIVPTVVAMVLAFAWFAVRLAREPEIDTSDWQAPEPVTTHQTWPAYSAAALLVILIGADAVIREVVPDLAIELGWLGLIACLPIYLFSNHRFKLFAEVDWATLIFFVAMFVVTGSVLASGDVEEALGPLMEHLDDPNVITAVGFGASQLFSNVPTVEIYLGLLSEPETPELILLAAMSTLAGNLFIISAASNVIVVQQTEKFGQKPFTFWQFTLINLPVTIVSMIIAYGWIVWLMD
- a CDS encoding MFS transporter, which produces MALRRSLLFTNFFAADASGGLGPYLGIYLLSVLGWHAGSIGIVLALGTIATVIVQTPAGALIDKVHWKRTLLALCGGTIGVATVAIPIIGTDAVVYASQILVGIGAAFIGPCIAAMTLGLVGPDNFTRQASANAMGNHTGNVVSATLAAVIALYIAEAGVFYLVGVMAVGMIISIACIPGKEIDHEVARGGLADEGTGEKKPSGFKTLLEDRSLVIFALCIVLFHFANAAMLPLVSQKLSEGSDAEHGTAFTSACIIAAQIVMGIMAWLCGRTADSWGRKPLFLVAFAVMPVRGVLFSLGDDPVYLVAVQALDGVANGVFGVMFLLIVADLTRGTGRFNVVQGALTTLVGIGASLSNLIAEQIADFFGYDTAFLSLACVAIVGLTIFLFFMPETAPHKQKDAVPG